A section of the Arcobacter roscoffensis genome encodes:
- a CDS encoding helix-hairpin-helix domain-containing protein, which produces MQKLPKLGFLYLDYVLRFFDHSNFKGWPDKIEEVVYHWKNDKERFIKEVKKKKIDILIGNIPATAYDTFVEISKELPHVRFVPSLQTQFSNKSKENVTLFCEKNNLSIPKTKIFYDNKKGFNYLKNKASYPQIIKRSYGPSNYGGYYVHKADTYKEAKKLLDEKKYSPIYTQDAIDLKYSGDLRVMLIGHKPICAFWRFSGEGEWITNTSQGGSMSYENVPMNALELAVEASKAAKAEYWACDIAICAKTDKPYILECATAFAAFPYIRDWIGQYLMWDFSNGRFGMPHVPLFSWEELGKIDSSLLRTMRHIGFSKYKPSCDGTWYINDPKDDFDMEITEQSNDLDYPASINPKDLPIKKELNNKPLKNEFSLDKINLNCASLTDIMTLHGMEEELALEIHEYLKENIVTDTSDLLELESIDEQLLKVWDDNIDDMRIDINSADVDTLRKIKGIGSKLAKIILDFRDTIDGFTTIDELKQIDGIGKNKLVQLKSRLKIGE; this is translated from the coding sequence ATGCAGAAATTACCAAAGTTAGGATTTTTATATCTTGATTATGTTTTAAGATTCTTTGATCATTCAAATTTCAAAGGTTGGCCTGATAAAATTGAAGAAGTTGTATATCACTGGAAAAATGATAAAGAAAGATTTATTAAAGAGGTTAAAAAAAAGAAGATTGATATTCTAATTGGTAATATACCTGCAACTGCTTATGATACTTTTGTAGAAATATCTAAAGAGTTGCCACATGTTAGGTTTGTGCCATCACTTCAAACACAGTTCTCAAACAAATCAAAAGAGAATGTAACACTATTTTGTGAGAAAAACAATCTTAGTATTCCAAAAACTAAAATTTTTTATGATAATAAAAAAGGTTTTAACTACTTAAAAAATAAAGCTTCATATCCTCAAATTATTAAAAGATCATATGGGCCATCAAATTATGGTGGATATTATGTGCATAAAGCTGATACTTATAAAGAAGCGAAAAAACTATTAGATGAGAAAAAATATAGTCCTATTTATACTCAAGATGCGATTGATTTAAAATATTCAGGGGATTTAAGAGTTATGTTAATAGGACATAAACCAATTTGTGCATTTTGGAGATTTTCAGGAGAAGGTGAATGGATTACAAATACTTCTCAGGGTGGTTCAATGTCATATGAAAATGTACCTATGAATGCCTTAGAATTAGCAGTAGAAGCAAGTAAAGCAGCAAAAGCAGAATATTGGGCTTGTGATATTGCTATTTGTGCTAAAACTGATAAACCTTATATATTAGAGTGTGCAACAGCTTTTGCAGCCTTCCCTTATATTAGAGATTGGATTGGTCAATACTTAATGTGGGACTTCTCAAATGGAAGATTTGGTATGCCACATGTTCCCCTATTCTCATGGGAAGAGTTAGGAAAAATTGATTCATCATTACTAAGAACTATGAGACATATTGGTTTTAGCAAATATAAGCCTTCTTGTGATGGAACTTGGTACATAAATGATCCAAAAGATGATTTTGATATGGAAATTACTGAACAGTCAAATGATTTAGATTATCCTGCTTCTATTAATCCAAAAGACCTACCAATAAAAAAAGAATTAAACAATAAGCCTTTAAAAAATGAATTTAGCCTTGATAAAATAAATTTAAATTGTGCTTCATTAACTGATATTATGACTTTACATGGTATGGAAGAAGAACTTGCATTAGAAATACATGAGTATTTAAAAGAAAATATTGTAACTGATACTAGTGATTTATTAGAATTAGAGTCAATAGATGAACAGCTTTTAAAAGTATGGGATGATAATATTGATGATATGAGAATTGATATAAATAGTGCTGATGTTGATACTTTAAGAAAAATCAAAGGTATAGGCTCAAAGTTAGCAAAAATTATCTTAGACTTTAGAGATACTATTGATGGCTTTACTACAATAGATGAATTAAAGCAGATTGATGGAATAGGAAAGAATAAACTAGTTCAGTTAAAGTCTAGATTAAAAATAGGAGAATAA
- a CDS encoding ATP-grasp domain-containing protein — protein MGNRKIGMWLYQNGGGDKIQEKLIKQLKQRDIDVIADINLRNAIAKNGHILYDGIKLDKLDLFFSYNAGEQTQYQMYLYKALNHVIPMINSYDAFELTEDKFHTSFLLRRNKIQTADYKLCHRDDTHHLQEIMKKWSKMVYKPTDGWGGVGLTKIENRETLDMLIPFLNQMDLRYFYVEKFIDYDNTDYRVDIVDGQYVACYGRKASEGSWKTNITSGGSVFVREPNDDVINLALKAVKVTGLDIAGVDIIYDRKKEEYIVLEVNGIPAFATPEQEKLGLDFNDKKIELIANLIDKKTKK, from the coding sequence ATGGGGAATAGAAAGATTGGTATGTGGTTATACCAAAATGGTGGTGGAGATAAGATACAAGAAAAACTAATTAAGCAACTTAAACAAAGAGATATAGATGTTATTGCTGATATAAACTTAAGAAATGCAATAGCAAAGAATGGGCACATATTATACGACGGTATAAAACTTGATAAATTAGACTTATTCTTTTCTTATAATGCGGGTGAACAAACTCAATATCAAATGTATTTGTATAAAGCTTTAAATCATGTGATACCTATGATTAATTCTTACGATGCATTTGAATTAACAGAAGACAAATTTCATACATCTTTTCTTTTAAGACGCAATAAGATTCAAACAGCAGATTATAAGCTTTGTCATAGAGATGACACACACCATCTTCAAGAAATAATGAAAAAATGGAGTAAGATGGTATACAAACCAACTGACGGTTGGGGTGGAGTTGGTCTTACAAAAATAGAAAATCGTGAAACTTTAGACATGTTAATTCCATTTTTGAATCAAATGGATTTAAGATACTTTTATGTTGAAAAATTTATTGATTATGATAATACTGATTATAGAGTTGATATTGTAGATGGTCAATATGTTGCTTGCTATGGTAGAAAAGCAAGTGAAGGTAGTTGGAAAACAAATATTACCAGTGGAGGAAGTGTTTTTGTTAGAGAACCAAATGATGATGTAATCAATTTGGCACTAAAAGCTGTTAAAGTTACAGGACTTGATATTGCAGGTGTTGATATTATCTATGATAGAAAAAAAGAAGAATATATTGTTTTAGAAGTAAATGGAATTCCAGCTTTTGCAACACCAGAACAAGAAAAACTTGGACTTGATTTTAACGATAAAAAAATAGAGTTAATCGCAAACTTAATTGATAAAAAAACAAAAAAATAA
- a CDS encoding M20 family metallopeptidase: protein MCIYIIQKSEKMNYLEDLKKIVKINSYTTNKSGVDKVGLQMKTWLENIGFSTTTYKREFIGDHLLFKSTKKTGKKILLLGHNDTVFPQDYFEKWDEDDNWIYGPGVCDMKGGNIVALQALRNIYEKNGQIFNIDFLLVSDEETGSDDSKEVSSSIAKNYDYCFVFEAAGKNLELVTSRKGVGRYIVKIDGKAAHAGTSYEKGINANLEGAIKLQKYSELMDINKGTIINVGKCEGGIGINTVSPHFEMMFEFRFDKKSEKQRVIKAVEEISNTSFVKGSACHLDGIIQRDVMEENQEQLDYLKFLEELTKLKIPKEHRGGVSDANIVSNCGVITLDGFGPYGYGDHTLKERALKSSFEQRIQMMTEILDYYQNNN from the coding sequence ATGTGTATTTATATAATCCAAAAAAGTGAAAAAATGAACTATTTAGAAGATCTTAAGAAAATAGTAAAAATTAACTCTTATACTACAAATAAAAGTGGTGTAGATAAGGTTGGTTTACAAATGAAAACATGGCTTGAAAATATTGGGTTTTCAACAACTACATATAAAAGAGAGTTCATAGGTGACCATCTTTTATTTAAATCCACAAAAAAAACTGGCAAAAAAATACTTCTGCTTGGTCACAATGACACAGTATTTCCTCAAGACTATTTTGAAAAATGGGATGAAGATGATAATTGGATATATGGTCCTGGAGTTTGTGATATGAAAGGTGGCAATATTGTTGCCTTACAAGCTTTACGGAATATATATGAAAAAAATGGACAAATCTTTAATATTGATTTTTTACTTGTTAGTGATGAGGAAACAGGAAGTGATGATTCAAAAGAAGTAAGTTCTAGTATTGCAAAAAATTATGATTATTGTTTTGTTTTTGAAGCAGCAGGTAAAAATTTAGAACTTGTAACATCAAGAAAAGGTGTTGGAAGATATATAGTAAAAATTGACGGGAAAGCAGCACATGCAGGGACTTCTTATGAAAAAGGAATAAATGCAAACTTAGAAGGGGCTATCAAACTTCAAAAATATAGTGAACTTATGGATATAAATAAAGGAACTATAATCAATGTTGGAAAATGTGAGGGAGGAATTGGGATAAATACAGTTTCACCTCATTTTGAAATGATGTTTGAATTTAGGTTTGATAAGAAAAGTGAAAAACAAAGAGTTATCAAAGCTGTAGAAGAAATTTCAAATACTAGTTTTGTAAAAGGTTCTGCTTGTCATCTTGATGGAATAATTCAAAGAGATGTAATGGAAGAAAACCAAGAACAATTAGATTATTTAAAGTTTCTAGAAGAACTAACAAAACTAAAAATTCCAAAAGAGCATAGAGGTGGAGTTAGTGATGCAAATATAGTTTCTAATTGTGGAGTTATAACACTTGATGGTTTTGGTCCATATGGCTATGGTGATCATACATTAAAAGAGCGAGCACTTAAAAGTTCATTTGAGCAAAGAATACAAATGATGACAGAAATTTTAGATTATTATCAAAATAATAATTAA
- a CDS encoding argininosuccinate synthase, with amino-acid sequence MSKKDVKKVVLAYSGGLDTSTILKWLQDEYNAEVITFTADLGQGEEVEPAREKALACGIKPENIFILDIKEEFVKDYVFPMFRANAIYEGEYLLGTSIARPLIAKKQIEIANKMGADAVSHGATGKGNDQVRFELGYLGLNPDITVIAPWREWDLNSREKLLAYAAKHGIEIDQKHIDEDGNPAISPYSMDANLLHISYEGLSLEDPNAEPEESMWLWTNSPEKAPDEPEYITIGYKNGDPISINGEELSPATILETLNNYGNKHGIGRIDIVENRYVGMKARGCYETPGGTIMLKAHRAIESITLDREAAHLKDELMPKYAKLIYQGYWFSPEREMLQSAIDKTQENVEGTVKLKLYKGNVIVVGRDSKKSLFSEAHSTFEEDEVYNQKDAEGFIRLNALRFIISGENKKYYHL; translated from the coding sequence ATGAGTAAAAAAGATGTTAAAAAAGTTGTATTAGCTTATAGTGGTGGGCTAGATACATCTACTATTTTAAAATGGCTTCAAGATGAGTATAATGCTGAAGTTATTACTTTTACTGCTGATCTAGGTCAAGGTGAAGAAGTTGAACCTGCAAGAGAAAAAGCTTTAGCTTGTGGAATTAAACCTGAAAATATTTTTATTTTAGATATCAAAGAAGAGTTTGTAAAAGATTATGTATTCCCAATGTTTAGAGCAAATGCAATTTATGAAGGTGAATATTTATTAGGAACATCAATTGCAAGACCACTTATTGCTAAAAAGCAAATAGAGATTGCAAATAAAATGGGTGCAGATGCTGTATCTCATGGTGCTACAGGAAAAGGTAATGACCAAGTTAGATTTGAACTTGGATACTTAGGATTAAACCCAGATATTACAGTAATTGCTCCATGGAGAGAATGGGACTTAAATTCAAGAGAAAAATTATTAGCATATGCTGCTAAACATGGTATTGAAATTGACCAAAAACATATTGATGAAGATGGTAACCCAGCTATTTCTCCATACTCTATGGATGCAAACTTACTTCATATTTCTTATGAAGGTTTATCTTTAGAAGATCCAAATGCAGAACCTGAGGAATCTATGTGGTTATGGACTAACTCTCCTGAAAAAGCACCTGATGAACCTGAGTATATTACAATTGGATATAAAAATGGTGACCCAATTTCAATTAATGGTGAAGAGTTGTCACCTGCAACTATCTTAGAAACTTTAAATAACTATGGAAATAAACATGGTATTGGAAGAATTGATATTGTTGAAAATAGATATGTTGGAATGAAAGCTAGAGGTTGTTATGAAACTCCAGGTGGAACTATCATGTTAAAAGCTCATAGAGCAATTGAATCAATTACTTTAGATAGAGAAGCTGCTCATTTAAAAGATGAATTAATGCCTAAATATGCTAAGTTAATTTATCAAGGATATTGGTTCTCTCCTGAGAGAGAAATGCTGCAATCTGCTATTGATAAAACTCAAGAAAATGTTGAGGGAACAGTAAAATTAAAACTTTACAAAGGTAATGTTATCGTTGTAGGAAGAGATTCTAAAAAATCTTTATTCTCAGAAGCTCACTCTACTTTTGAAGAAGATGAAGTATATAATCAAAAAGATGCAGAAGGATTTATTAGACTTAATGCACTAAGATTTATAATTTCTGGTGAAAACAAGAAATACTATCATTTATAA
- a CDS encoding S4 domain-containing protein, translating into MRIDKFLNAVNITKRRAVAEDMLEHKVVFINNQAVKKAKEVKVGDLIEIKYLEKSDKFEVLQIPTSKSTPKSKMEEYVKKIEG; encoded by the coding sequence ATGAGAATAGATAAATTTTTAAATGCAGTAAATATTACAAAAAGAAGAGCAGTTGCTGAGGATATGCTTGAACATAAAGTTGTTTTTATAAACAATCAAGCTGTTAAAAAAGCAAAAGAGGTTAAAGTAGGGGACTTAATTGAAATTAAATACCTTGAAAAAAGTGACAAATTTGAAGTATTACAAATACCTACTTCAAAATCTACACCTAAATCTAAAATGGAAGAGTACGTAAAGAAAATAGAAGGATAA
- the trpD gene encoding anthranilate phosphoribosyltransferase, producing the protein MFNSAKLKFDDIFENRLPQEEVRDYLIELYERGETAAEIAGAASAMRDHLIPLPVHYSIKEKLIDNCGTGGDKSNSFNISTTVSILLAACGSYVAKHGNRSITSKSGSADMLEALGINLEMSLENSAKMLEDANFCFMFAQKHHPAMKYIMPIRKSIPHRTIFNILGPLSNPATVSKQLIGVFDKTYINKIAYALDMLDTKRSIIVSSKDGMDEVSISDISYATSLINGKIEDFEIDPEIFGLKLAPKEYIVGGDEKENALTTKAILSDEIIGPKLDIVLINAAVALVVDEKARDIKEGIEIARNAIKSGKTKEKLEELIKISNQLN; encoded by the coding sequence ATGTTTAATAGTGCAAAATTAAAATTTGATGATATTTTTGAAAATAGGTTACCACAAGAAGAAGTAAGAGACTATTTAATTGAACTTTACGAAAGAGGTGAAACAGCAGCTGAAATTGCAGGAGCTGCGAGTGCTATGAGAGATCATTTGATACCACTTCCTGTTCACTATAGTATTAAAGAGAAGCTAATTGACAATTGTGGTACAGGAGGAGATAAGTCTAACTCTTTTAATATTTCTACAACAGTATCAATTTTATTAGCTGCTTGTGGTTCATATGTAGCAAAACATGGAAATAGAAGTATTACAAGTAAAAGTGGTAGTGCAGATATGCTTGAAGCCTTAGGTATTAACTTAGAAATGTCATTAGAAAATTCAGCAAAAATGCTAGAAGATGCAAACTTTTGTTTTATGTTTGCACAAAAACATCATCCAGCAATGAAATACATAATGCCTATTAGAAAGTCAATACCACATAGAACTATCTTTAATATCCTAGGTCCTTTATCAAATCCAGCAACAGTTTCAAAGCAACTTATAGGTGTATTTGATAAAACTTATATAAATAAGATTGCTTACGCTTTAGATATGCTTGATACTAAAAGATCAATTATTGTTTCTTCAAAAGATGGAATGGATGAAGTATCTATTTCTGATATTTCTTATGCTACTTCTTTAATAAATGGTAAAATTGAAGACTTTGAAATTGACCCAGAAATATTTGGACTTAAATTAGCACCAAAAGAGTATATAGTTGGTGGTGATGAAAAAGAGAATGCTTTAACAACAAAAGCTATTTTAAGTGATGAAATAATAGGGCCTAAGCTTGATATAGTACTTATTAATGCCGCTGTTGCTTTAGTAGTTGATGAAAAAGCAAGGGATATAAAAGAAGGTATTGAAATTGCAAGAAATGCTATAAAAAGTGGAAAAACAAAAGAAAAGCTAGAAGAGCTTATTAAAATATCAAATCAATTAAACTAA
- the tsaE gene encoding tRNA (adenosine(37)-N6)-threonylcarbamoyltransferase complex ATPase subunit type 1 TsaE, with translation MAKEFELKENELEILISYLKAILNNKDCIVILRGDLASGKTTLVKNYVKSLGIDDLVTSPTFSIQSIYSNEIFHYDVYNKTLEEFISLGMLEEFEKQGLHFVEWGDKKLQEILNDYGYEVLVINIDKKDNKRLYTIES, from the coding sequence TTGGCAAAAGAGTTTGAACTAAAAGAAAATGAATTAGAAATACTAATTTCATACTTAAAAGCAATCTTAAACAACAAAGATTGTATCGTAATACTAAGAGGTGACTTAGCAAGTGGTAAAACTACACTAGTTAAAAACTATGTGAAAAGCTTAGGTATAGATGACTTAGTAACATCTCCTACATTTTCAATTCAATCAATTTACTCAAATGAAATATTTCACTATGATGTTTATAATAAAACATTAGAAGAATTTATTTCACTGGGAATGCTAGAAGAGTTTGAAAAACAAGGACTTCACTTTGTAGAGTGGGGAGATAAAAAACTTCAAGAAATACTAAATGATTATGGTTATGAAGTTTTAGTAATAAACATAGATAAAAAAGACAACAAGAGGTTATATACAATTGAATCATAA
- the lptB gene encoding LPS export ABC transporter ATP-binding protein, protein MNHKLHIKDITKTIKKTQILHGISLEVKSGEIIGLLGPNGAGKTTTFYTVCGLVKPSSGDVYFDDKEITHLPLHKRALKGIGYLPQESSIFKDLSVEDNLMLAAQIVTDDKEEQHKRVEELLEVFNIEPIRQRKGVSLSGGERRRTEIARALVSHPKFLLLDEPFAGVDPIAVKDIQEIISQLTKINIGVLITDHNVRETLQICDRAYVMKAGALLASGTSEEIRNDDKVREHYLGEDFNF, encoded by the coding sequence TTGAATCATAAACTACATATAAAAGATATAACAAAAACTATTAAAAAAACGCAAATATTACATGGCATTTCCCTAGAAGTAAAATCAGGAGAAATTATTGGTTTATTAGGGCCAAATGGTGCAGGTAAAACTACAACTTTCTATACAGTTTGTGGATTAGTAAAACCAAGTTCTGGTGATGTTTACTTTGATGACAAAGAAATAACTCATCTTCCTTTACATAAAAGAGCTTTAAAAGGAATAGGTTATTTGCCTCAAGAGTCATCTATTTTTAAAGACTTATCGGTTGAAGATAATCTTATGCTTGCAGCGCAAATTGTAACTGATGATAAGGAAGAACAACACAAAAGAGTAGAAGAACTACTTGAAGTATTTAATATTGAACCTATTCGTCAAAGAAAAGGTGTATCATTATCAGGAGGAGAGAGAAGAAGAACTGAAATTGCAAGAGCTCTTGTTTCTCATCCAAAATTCTTATTACTAGATGAACCTTTTGCTGGTGTTGACCCAATTGCGGTAAAAGATATACAAGAAATTATTTCACAATTAACAAAGATAAATATTGGTGTTTTAATTACAGATCATAATGTAAGAGAGACTTTACAAATTTGTGATAGAGCATATGTTATGAAAGCTGGTGCATTACTTGCAAGTGGTACTAGTGAAGAAATAAGAAATGACGATAAGGTAAGAGAACACTACTTAGGTGAAGATTTTAACTTCTAA
- a CDS encoding GGDEF domain-containing response regulator encodes MNKEILENISVLYVEDENDVREFTAKLLGSLVKKVYTAANGLEGLETFKENSSAIDLIVSDINMPKMDGLEMCTRIKEINKEIPIVITSAHNDPNFLKRAIDVGVNTYAMKPIDLYQLVESMIKAIEPILLKRELEQLNVSLESRVEQEVQKLKSILDAQDNIVVVTNNNSLTNVNKRFLEFFNVSDIEEFSSKTVNIYDLFQEEYGFITKDLLQKQECWISYIKKLPEIDRVVKIKNSNNEERIFTVNIDNYDEKDNYFVLSLTDITELKEKSNLLEYQASHDSLTGLNNRNKFKEIYGKEIRRGFRYKNDLSLIIFDLDFFKNINDTHGHQIGDEVLKDIAQVVLGNVREHDIVVRWGGEEFLILLPETSSEGSLNVAEKIRAAIEDKDFSSKNLRLTASFGIASLKDGDDENTLLARTDEALYEAKRTGRNKVIVH; translated from the coding sequence ATGAATAAAGAGATTTTAGAAAACATCTCTGTTTTATATGTGGAAGATGAAAATGATGTAAGAGAGTTTACTGCGAAGCTTTTAGGTTCATTGGTAAAAAAAGTATATACAGCTGCAAATGGTTTAGAAGGCTTAGAAACTTTTAAAGAAAACTCATCAGCTATTGATTTAATTGTATCTGATATTAACATGCCAAAAATGGATGGTCTTGAAATGTGTACACGAATCAAGGAAATCAACAAAGAAATACCAATAGTAATTACAAGTGCCCACAATGACCCTAACTTTTTAAAAAGAGCTATAGATGTTGGTGTTAATACTTATGCTATGAAACCTATTGATTTATATCAGTTAGTTGAGAGTATGATAAAAGCGATTGAGCCTATTTTATTAAAAAGAGAGTTAGAGCAATTAAATGTTTCTTTAGAGTCAAGAGTAGAACAAGAAGTTCAAAAACTAAAATCAATACTTGATGCTCAAGATAATATAGTAGTAGTTACAAATAATAATAGCTTAACCAATGTAAATAAAAGATTCTTAGAATTTTTTAATGTTAGTGACATTGAAGAGTTTAGTTCTAAAACTGTAAATATTTATGATTTATTTCAAGAAGAGTATGGTTTTATTACAAAAGACTTATTACAAAAACAAGAGTGTTGGATAAGTTATATTAAAAAACTTCCTGAGATAGATAGAGTTGTAAAAATAAAAAATTCAAATAATGAAGAAAGAATTTTTACCGTAAATATTGATAATTATGATGAAAAAGATAATTATTTTGTATTGTCACTTACAGATATTACAGAGTTAAAAGAGAAATCAAACCTTTTAGAATATCAAGCAAGCCATGACTCTTTAACGGGACTTAACAATAGAAATAAGTTTAAAGAAATATATGGAAAAGAAATAAGAAGAGGTTTTAGATATAAAAATGATTTATCTTTAATAATCTTTGATTTAGATTTCTTTAAAAATATAAATGACACTCATGGCCACCAAATAGGCGATGAGGTTTTAAAAGATATTGCTCAAGTTGTTTTAGGCAATGTAAGAGAACATGATATTGTTGTTAGATGGGGTGGAGAAGAGTTTTTGATCTTACTTCCTGAAACTTCATCAGAAGGATCTTTGAATGTGGCTGAGAAAATAAGAGCTGCTATAGAAGACAAAGATTTTAGTTCTAAAAATTTAAGATTGACAGCTAGTTTTGGTATTGCTTCTTTAAAAGATGGAGATGATGAAAACACTCTTTTAGCAAGAACTGATGAAGCTTTATATGAAGCTAAAAGAACTGGTAGAAATAAAGTAATAGTACACTAA
- a CDS encoding EAL domain-containing protein produces the protein MHFSVLIADMNLEDYLGFNQHIKKYTSDITINYSTNSKEVLFNLENKNLLVLNTNISNYEQITQRCKQLNIAILLICENERSKKDYDYLLSPVDYDELYFKLENYNSLHVKDIQIKKEQELSSSIINNINNPLFLTDGENVIFSNQYFNQLTSCQNEDEINGKYIKISNIFENENECIQKGDDSWLEKTEKEDNKVCIIYEGAKKYFTIQKIYLAHNHTNIILLNDISHEIKYKNDLFNLLYTDNLTSLPNRAKLIDSLQQNKLNLDAISIFDINSFKEINDFFGHRIGDDILKGVGELIYSCIKDYKQLSLYKFPADTYCITNTNLEQDKFLEIVQNISEEIYKKVFYYEQYEIDVRITAGISFSNKNNKLITADIALQSAKKDHKDYLVFYDELDKFQEYENNMLWSKKLKTAFNNDKIVVFYQPLINNKTMKVDKYECLVRLIDEDGKVISPFFFLDISKKSNQYTKLTKIVIEKSFKKFSDLPFEFSVNISYEDIEDPDFLDFIKEKIKKYNVSNKVVFEILEDENVKNYELLINFVDEIKALGCKVAIDDFGSGYSNFEHLLKMNVDYLKIDASLIKNIAVDENSFKITKTIVEFAKNLNLKTIAEFVENEEIFNITKELGTDFSQGYYFSAPIAEPNLYEFTGENNE, from the coding sequence ATGCATTTTAGTGTCTTAATAGCTGATATGAACCTTGAAGACTATTTAGGGTTTAATCAGCACATTAAAAAATATACTAGTGATATAACAATTAATTATTCTACTAATAGTAAAGAAGTTCTTTTTAATTTAGAGAATAAAAATTTACTTGTATTAAATACAAACATTAGTAATTATGAACAAATAACACAAAGATGTAAGCAATTAAATATTGCAATTTTACTTATTTGTGAGAATGAAAGATCGAAAAAAGATTATGATTATTTATTAAGTCCTGTTGATTATGATGAATTATATTTTAAACTTGAAAACTATAATAGTTTACATGTAAAAGATATTCAAATAAAAAAAGAGCAAGAATTATCAAGTTCTATAATAAATAATATTAATAATCCACTATTTTTAACAGATGGGGAAAATGTAATTTTCTCAAATCAATATTTTAATCAATTAACATCTTGTCAAAATGAAGATGAAATAAATGGAAAATATATAAAAATTTCTAATATCTTTGAAAATGAAAACGAGTGTATTCAAAAAGGTGATGATAGCTGGTTAGAAAAAACAGAAAAAGAAGATAATAAGGTATGTATTATTTATGAAGGTGCGAAAAAGTATTTTACAATACAAAAAATCTACCTTGCCCACAATCATACAAATATAATTTTACTAAATGATATTTCCCATGAAATAAAATATAAAAATGATTTATTTAATCTTTTATATACAGATAATTTAACTTCTTTACCAAATAGAGCTAAACTAATTGATAGCTTACAACAAAATAAACTAAACCTAGATGCAATTTCAATTTTTGATATAAATTCATTTAAAGAGATAAATGATTTCTTTGGTCATAGAATCGGTGATGATATATTAAAAGGTGTAGGTGAGTTGATTTATAGTTGTATTAAAGATTATAAACAATTAAGCCTATATAAATTCCCAGCTGATACTTATTGTATAACAAATACAAATTTAGAGCAAGATAAGTTTTTAGAAATAGTTCAGAATATTTCAGAAGAGATTTATAAAAAAGTTTTCTATTATGAACAATATGAAATTGATGTAAGAATCACAGCTGGTATTTCTTTTTCAAATAAAAACAATAAGCTTATTACTGCTGATATTGCATTACAAAGTGCAAAAAAAGACCATAAAGACTATTTAGTATTTTATGATGAGTTAGATAAATTTCAAGAGTATGAAAATAACATGCTATGGTCAAAGAAGCTAAAAACTGCATTTAATAATGATAAGATTGTAGTATTTTATCAACCTCTTATAAATAATAAGACAATGAAGGTTGATAAGTATGAGTGTTTAGTTAGACTGATTGATGAAGATGGAAAAGTAATATCTCCATTTTTCTTTCTAGATATATCTAAAAAATCTAATCAATATACAAAACTTACAAAAATAGTAATAGAAAAATCTTTTAAAAAGTTTTCTGATTTACCCTTTGAATTTTCTGTGAATATTTCATATGAAGATATAGAAGACCCAGATTTTTTAGATTTTATAAAAGAAAAAATAAAAAAATATAATGTTTCAAATAAGGTTGTATTTGAAATTCTAGAAGATGAGAATGTTAAAAATTACGAATTATTAATTAACTTTGTTGATGAGATAAAAGCTTTAGGATGTAAAGTAGCTATTGATGACTTTGGTAGTGGTTATTCTAATTTTGAACACTTATTGAAAATGAATGTTGATTATTTAAAAATCGATGCTTCATTGATTAAAAATATTGCAGTTGATGAAAACTCTTTTAAAATTACTAAAACTATAGTAGAATTTGCTAAGAATTTAAACTTAAAAACAATTGCAGAATTTGTAGAGAATGAAGAAATCTTTAATATTACAAAAGAGTTGGGAACTGATTTTTCACAAGGTTATTATTTTTCAGCACCAATAGCCGAACCTAATTTGTATGAGTTTACAGGAGAAAACAATGAATAA